A region from the Lolium perenne isolate Kyuss_39 chromosome 4, Kyuss_2.0, whole genome shotgun sequence genome encodes:
- the LOC127294729 gene encoding uncharacterized protein isoform X1: MSGHPPLLFPRPSRLVFLPDHSSRRHPAPSSRLLHRRRIRFLDSDSTSTAKTKGIPHPRGQAAMGISKVTGIAATALLAASLALRKAGARTAATAPVLATSCVAYVVTVASHTAVNAPWILGKTASGRFPLWSALLFGPFLVLARNYAKVKRFLRKENVFDEIAQGLYLGGWPFLPTHLPPGDPSVVDCTCELPRSGFVKVDEYICLATWDTRAPSLSQIEFAARWACEKRAQGKPVYVHCAFGHGRSACVMCAILVAMGIAETWKDAENIIRGRRKIKMNALHRKTLEDWSKTRVVQKKEN; the protein is encoded by the exons ATGTCGGGACACCCTCCTCTGCTCTTCCCCCGCCCTTCCCGCCTTGTCTTCCTCCCCGACCACTCCTCCCGACGACACCCTGCTCCCTCCTCccgtctcctccaccgccg GCGGATCCGGTTTCTTGATTCAGATTCGACCTCGACAGCCAAAACCAAAGGCATTCCACATCCTCGGGGGCAGGCAGCAAtggggatctccaaggtgacgggcatcgccgcgacggcgctcctcgcCGCGTCGCTCGCCCTGCGGAAGGCCGGCGCGAGGACCGCCGCCACGGCCCCCGTCCTCGCCACCAGCTGCGTCGCCTACGTCGTCACCGTCGCGTCCCACACCGCCGTCAACGCGCCCTGGATCCTGGGCAAGACCGCGTCGGGCCGGTTCCCGCTCTGGTCCGCCCTCCTCTTCGGCCCCTTCCTCGTGCTGGCGCGCAACTACGCCAAGGTCAAGAGGTTCCTCAGGAAGGAGAACGTGTTCGACGAGATCGCCCAGGGGCTCTACCTTGGCGGATGGCCCTTCTTGCCCACGCACCTGCCTCCCGGGGATCCGTCTGTCGTGGATTGCACCTGTGAGCTGCCCAGGAGCGGTTTCGTGAAGGTGGATGAGTATATTTGCCTTGCTACCTGGGATACCAGGGCTCCATCGCTGTCCCAGATCGAGTTCGCGGCACGGTGGGCGTGCGAGAAGAGAGCCCAGGGGAAGCCGGTCTATGTCCACTGCGCATTTG GTCACGGGAGAAGTGCTTGTGTCATGTGCGCAATCCTAGTGGCGATGGGCATTGCTGAAACTTGGAAAGACGCCGAAAACATCATCCGGGGAAGGAGGAAGATCAAAATGAACGCTCTTCACCGCAAAACCTTGGAAGATTGGTCCAAGACTCGAGTTGtccagaaaaaggaaaattag
- the LOC127294729 gene encoding uncharacterized protein isoform X2 translates to MGISKVTGIAATALLAASLALRKAGARTAATAPVLATSCVAYVVTVASHTAVNAPWILGKTASGRFPLWSALLFGPFLVLARNYAKVKRFLRKENVFDEIAQGLYLGGWPFLPTHLPPGDPSVVDCTCELPRSGFVKVDEYICLATWDTRAPSLSQIEFAARWACEKRAQGKPVYVHCAFGHGRSACVMCAILVAMGIAETWKDAENIIRGRRKIKMNALHRKTLEDWSKTRVVQKKEN, encoded by the exons AtggggatctccaaggtgacgggcatcgccgcgacggcgctcctcgcCGCGTCGCTCGCCCTGCGGAAGGCCGGCGCGAGGACCGCCGCCACGGCCCCCGTCCTCGCCACCAGCTGCGTCGCCTACGTCGTCACCGTCGCGTCCCACACCGCCGTCAACGCGCCCTGGATCCTGGGCAAGACCGCGTCGGGCCGGTTCCCGCTCTGGTCCGCCCTCCTCTTCGGCCCCTTCCTCGTGCTGGCGCGCAACTACGCCAAGGTCAAGAGGTTCCTCAGGAAGGAGAACGTGTTCGACGAGATCGCCCAGGGGCTCTACCTTGGCGGATGGCCCTTCTTGCCCACGCACCTGCCTCCCGGGGATCCGTCTGTCGTGGATTGCACCTGTGAGCTGCCCAGGAGCGGTTTCGTGAAGGTGGATGAGTATATTTGCCTTGCTACCTGGGATACCAGGGCTCCATCGCTGTCCCAGATCGAGTTCGCGGCACGGTGGGCGTGCGAGAAGAGAGCCCAGGGGAAGCCGGTCTATGTCCACTGCGCATTTG GTCACGGGAGAAGTGCTTGTGTCATGTGCGCAATCCTAGTGGCGATGGGCATTGCTGAAACTTGGAAAGACGCCGAAAACATCATCCGGGGAAGGAGGAAGATCAAAATGAACGCTCTTCACCGCAAAACCTTGGAAGATTGGTCCAAGACTCGAGTTGtccagaaaaaggaaaattag
- the LOC127294728 gene encoding transcription factor TGAL4, which produces MEEASSSSGHPRHRDPPPHHVLGYGGFHAGAMPNHSMPSATFFEQDGGGGGAYFGELEEAFMHQVATFSSSGGRRAAHQQQTPTATSTIAHHHHGHSNAMPFPSTVAATATAVVAAAAGGARPPPTLDIFPAWPMASLSLHHTPKEGSNVTADSTDSESSSKNNMNKDSSDHHHHQQGLVGVVTVASQFHQIPEQYQPQHHQQKMAASSTHSDRTGKALDPKTTRRLAQNREAARKSRLRKKAYIQQLESGKLKLAQLEQDLHRARSQGLLVGGAPGGNSSAGAAMFDAEYNRWLDDDSRRMVELRGGLHAHLPDSDLRAIIDDSLNHYDELFRLKGAAARTDVFHLITGMWATPAERCFLWMGGFRPSDLLKTLVPQLDPLTEQQMVGIYGLEQSLQQAEEALTQGLEQLHQSLAITVAGSGCLADDANIGSFMGDMAVALGKLSNLEGFVIQADNLRQQTLHQMHRILTVRQAARCFLAIGEYHNRLRALSSLWASRPREILMPDEGNCGQLSIAAHPSESQYSAF; this is translated from the exons ATGGAGGAGGCGAGCAGCAGTTCAGGGCATCCGAGGCACAGggatcctcctcctcatcatgttCTTGGCTATGGCGGCTTCCATGCCGGCGCCATGCCCAACCACTCCATGCCTTCCGCGACCTTCTT CGAGCAAGACGGAGGAGGAGGGGGTGCCTATTTCGGGGAGCTGGAGGAGGCCTTCATGCACCAGGTGGCCACATTcagcagcagcggcggcaggAGGGCTGCTCATCAGCAACAAACTCCAACGGCCACCTCCACCATAGCTCACCATCACCATGGACACAGCAACGCCATGC CCTTCCCCAGTACTGTTGCTGCTACCGCTACAGCTGTTGTTGCCGCTGCTGCTGGAGGAGCTAGGCCACCTCCTACACTGGACATCTTCCCCGCTTGGCCTATGGCCTCTCTTTCTCTCCATCACACACCAAAG GAGGGTTCAAATGTGACAGCAGACAGCACTGACTCAGAGAGCAGCAGCAAGAACAACATGAACAAGGACTCATCAGATCACCACCACCATCAGCAAGGCCTGGTTGGAGTGGTAACCGTGGCAAGCCAGTTTCACCAGATTCCAGAGCAGTACCAGCCCCAGCACCACCAGCAG AAGATGGCAGCAAGTTCCACTCACAGTGACAGGACAGGCAAAGCACTTGATCCCAAG ACGACGAGGAGGCTAGCACAGAACCGAGAGGCTGCACGGAAAAGCCGGCTGCGAAAGAAG GCCTACATTCAGCAGCTTGAGAGTGGCAAGCTGAAGCTTGCTCAACTAGAGCAGGATCTCCATCGAGCTCGTTCCCAG GGCCTCTTGGTTGGAGGAGCTCCAGGTGGAAACTCCAGCGCAG GCGCTGCTATGTTCGACGCTGAGTACAACAGGTGGCTGGACGATGACAGCCGGCGCATGGTTGAGCTCCGTGGGGGCCTGCACGCACACTTGCCAGACAGTGACCTCAGGGCCATCATCGACGACTCCTTGAACCACTACGATGAGCTATTTCGTCTCAAGGGTGCCGCGGCCAGGACAGACGTCTTCCATCTCATCACTGGGATGTGGGCAACCCCAGCTGAGCGCTGCTTCCTGTGGATGGGTGGCTTCCGGCCCTCTGATCTGCTCAAG ACACTGGTACCTCAGCTTGATCCCTTGACTGAACAGCAAATGGTCGGTATCTATGGCCTTGAGCAGTCGTTGCAGCAGGCAGAAGAAGCTCTCACCCAGGGCCTGGAGCAGCTCCATCAGTCACTAGCAATCACGGTGGCTGGCAGCGGGTGTCTTGCCGATGACGCAAACATTGGGAGCTTCATGGGTGACATGGCCGTTGCACTCGGCAAGCTGTCCAACCTTGAAGGTTTTGTCATACAG GCTGATAACTTGAGGCAGCAGACCCTTCACCAGATGCACAGAATTCTGACAGTTAGGCAGGCAGCTCGGTGTTTCTTGGCCATTGGCGAGTACCATAACCGTCTCCGTGCCCTAAGTTCCCTCTGGGCATCTCGCCCGCGAGA GATACTAATGCCAGATGAAGGCAACTGTGGACAGCTAAGCATTGCAGCACATCCATCTGAAAGCCAATATTCAGCCTTCTGA